A stretch of Anaeromyxobacter dehalogenans 2CP-1 DNA encodes these proteins:
- the soxY gene encoding thiosulfate oxidation carrier protein SoxY, with product MREVEQTGIGRRRFLETTGGATLLGMLVAAGILKPSWGRAADWNKAAFEARTMKEALDALGAGAPADSKDIAVTAPDIAENGAVVPITATSNLPDTESIAFLVEANPNMLAASFLLTPASLPVVSTRVKMARTSNVSVLVKAGGKFYVATKEIKVTLGGCGG from the coding sequence ATGAGAGAGGTAGAGCAGACGGGCATCGGGAGGCGGCGGTTCCTCGAGACGACCGGCGGGGCGACGCTCCTCGGCATGCTGGTCGCCGCGGGCATCCTGAAGCCGAGCTGGGGCCGCGCGGCCGACTGGAACAAGGCGGCGTTCGAGGCCCGGACCATGAAGGAGGCGCTGGACGCGCTCGGCGCCGGCGCGCCGGCCGACTCGAAGGACATCGCCGTCACCGCACCCGACATCGCCGAGAACGGCGCCGTGGTGCCCATCACCGCGACCAGCAACCTGCCCGACACCGAGTCGATCGCGTTCCTGGTCGAGGCCAACCCGAACATGCTCGCCGCGTCGTTCCTCCTGACCCCGGCCTCGCTGCCGGTCGTCTCCACGCGGGTCAAGATGGCCCGGACGTCGAACGTGTCGGTGCTGGTGAAGGCCGGCGGCAAGTTCTACGTGGCGACGAAGGAGATCAAGGTCACCCTGGGCGGTTGCGGCGGGTAG
- the soxZ gene encoding thiosulfate oxidation carrier complex protein SoxZ yields MADPMKIRASLQGDVVEVKVLMSHEMETGQRKDASGALVPAHFISSVQAECNGKAVLTAHWGPAVSKNPYLAFKFKGAAKGDKVKVTWVDNKGETRTDEGTIA; encoded by the coding sequence ATGGCAGATCCGATGAAGATCCGCGCGAGCCTCCAGGGCGACGTCGTGGAGGTGAAGGTGCTGATGAGCCACGAGATGGAGACGGGCCAGCGCAAGGACGCGAGCGGCGCGCTCGTCCCGGCCCACTTCATCAGCTCGGTCCAGGCGGAGTGCAACGGCAAGGCCGTGCTCACCGCGCACTGGGGCCCGGCGGTGTCGAAGAACCCGTACCTCGCCTTCAAGTTCAAGGGCGCGGCCAAGGGCGACAAGGTCAAGGTGACCTGGGTGGACAACAAGGGCGAGACCCGCACCGACGAAGGGACCATCGCCTGA
- a CDS encoding DsrE family protein — protein MYHLTEGIEEAVRALRNVRNHLDADPTARIVVVANGAGIDFLLDGAMDKNGNPFDAIVQDLVTRHVEFRACRNTLVTRSIDPSKLLPEATLVQSGVAEAARLQAREGFAYLRP, from the coding sequence GTGTACCACCTGACCGAGGGGATCGAGGAGGCGGTGCGCGCCCTGCGCAACGTCCGCAACCACCTCGACGCGGATCCCACCGCGAGGATCGTGGTGGTGGCGAACGGCGCCGGCATCGACTTCCTGCTCGACGGCGCCATGGACAAGAACGGCAACCCGTTCGACGCCATCGTGCAGGACCTCGTCACCCGTCACGTCGAGTTCCGGGCGTGCCGCAACACGCTCGTCACCCGCAGCATCGATCCCTCGAAGCTCCTGCCGGAGGCGACGCTGGTCCAGTCCGGCGTGGCGGAGGCGGCGCGCCTCCAGGCGCGCGAGGGCTTCGCCTACCTCAGGCCCTGA
- the soxA gene encoding sulfur oxidation c-type cytochrome SoxA, with translation MTRRSIGPALLLAAAALAPAAHRAQEEDATAAIARYRELLQDGNPADLWEARGEALWQEKRGPKGASLEACDLGKGPGVVQGAYAELPRYFADGDRVMDLETRLVHCMGTLQGIGAGEATKQKFGAGDKRSDLEALAAWIVAQSRGMPVRVALKHPKEKAAYALGERIFFYRGGPHDFSCATCHAQSGKRIRLQELPNLTTPADAKRAFATWPAYRVSQGEVRTMQWRMNDCLRQQRFPELVFGSEGSVALITYLARQANGAGMDAPAIKR, from the coding sequence ATGACCCGTCGATCGATCGGGCCGGCGCTGCTCCTCGCGGCCGCGGCCCTGGCCCCGGCCGCCCACCGCGCGCAGGAGGAGGACGCCACCGCCGCCATCGCGCGCTACCGCGAGCTGCTCCAGGACGGCAACCCCGCCGACCTGTGGGAGGCGCGCGGCGAGGCGCTGTGGCAGGAGAAGCGCGGGCCGAAGGGCGCGTCGCTGGAGGCCTGCGACCTGGGCAAGGGGCCGGGCGTGGTGCAGGGCGCGTACGCCGAGCTGCCGCGGTACTTCGCCGACGGCGACCGCGTCATGGACCTGGAGACGCGCCTGGTGCACTGCATGGGCACGCTGCAGGGGATCGGCGCCGGGGAGGCCACGAAGCAGAAGTTCGGCGCGGGCGACAAGCGCTCCGACCTCGAGGCGCTCGCCGCCTGGATCGTGGCGCAGTCGCGCGGCATGCCGGTGCGGGTGGCGCTGAAGCACCCGAAGGAGAAGGCCGCCTACGCGCTGGGCGAGCGGATCTTCTTCTACCGCGGCGGGCCGCACGACTTCTCCTGCGCGACCTGCCACGCGCAGAGCGGCAAGCGCATCCGCCTGCAGGAGCTGCCCAACCTCACCACGCCCGCCGACGCGAAGCGCGCCTTCGCGACCTGGCCGGCCTACCGCGTCTCGCAGGGCGAGGTGCGCACCATGCAGTGGCGCATGAACGACTGCCTGCGCCAGCAGCGGTTCCCGGAGCTGGTGTTCGGCTCGGAGGGCTCGGTCGCCCTCATCACCTACCTGGCCCGCCAGGCCAACGGCGCGGGGATGGACGCCCCCGCCATCAAGCGCTGA
- the soxX gene encoding sulfur oxidation c-type cytochrome SoxX yields the protein MPFARTVAVTLAGLALAGLAQAAQPQKGAKDEARAREVIRASFKEKGQAGLDRLEQDEVQAACSRAPAQGPLPDAAAKKLVAAQQATLVYPADGKLMGDWKKGEQIAQSGVGKQFSDDPAKPSGGNCYACHRLSKQEVSFGTLGPSLYQYGKVRGQGEAMQRYTYAKIFNPQAFTACSTMPRFGHHAILTEEQIRDLVALLLDPASPVNQ from the coding sequence ATGCCGTTCGCTCGAACCGTAGCCGTCACGCTCGCCGGCCTCGCGCTCGCGGGCCTCGCGCAGGCCGCCCAGCCGCAGAAGGGCGCGAAGGACGAGGCGCGCGCCCGCGAGGTCATCCGCGCGTCCTTCAAGGAGAAGGGCCAGGCGGGCCTGGATCGCCTGGAGCAGGACGAGGTCCAGGCGGCCTGCAGCCGCGCCCCGGCCCAGGGGCCGCTGCCGGACGCCGCCGCGAAGAAGCTGGTCGCCGCGCAGCAGGCCACGCTCGTCTACCCGGCCGACGGCAAGCTCATGGGCGACTGGAAGAAGGGCGAGCAGATCGCGCAGAGCGGCGTCGGCAAGCAGTTCTCCGACGATCCCGCGAAGCCGTCCGGCGGCAACTGCTACGCGTGCCACCGCCTCTCGAAGCAGGAGGTGTCGTTCGGCACGCTCGGCCCGAGCCTGTACCAGTACGGCAAGGTGCGCGGGCAGGGCGAGGCCATGCAGCGCTACACCTACGCGAAAATCTTCAACCCGCAGGCGTTCACGGCGTGCTCCACCATGCCGCGCTTCGGGCACCACGCCATCCTCACCGAGGAGCAGATCAGGGATCTGGTCGCGCTGCTCCTCGATCCCGCCTCCCCGGTGAACCAGTAG
- the soxB gene encoding thiosulfohydrolase SoxB — protein MDRREFMRMLAAAAAGGMTLRARAAGPEGAGLYDLPRHGNVSLLHFTDVHAQLMPLHYREPAVNLGAGPARGRPPHLVGKALLSHFGIRPGTREAHALTFLDFEAAARRYGKVGGFAHLATLVKRLRASRPGALLLDGGDTWQGSATALWTDGQDMIDAAKLLGVDVMTGHWEFTLGADRVKRAVEKDLAGKISFVAQNVHTADFGDPVFEPWVMREVNGVPVAVIGQAFPYTPIANPRYLVPDWTFGIDEENLQRTVDEARAKGARVVVLLSHDGMDVDLKLASRVSGIDAILGGHTHDGVPRPVAVKNRSGQTLVTNAGSNGKFLGVLDLDVRGGKVASHRYRLLPVFSNLLPADPEMAAHIERVRAPFREKLAAPLAVTEGVLYRRGNFNGTYDQLILDALMAEKDAEIAFSPGFRWGASLLPGDTITQEDLLAATAISYPNVGVNDMTGATVRAVLEDVCDNIFNPDPYYQQGGDMVRVGGLEYACHPGARSGERIQDLRLRGKPLEASKTYRVATWASVSEAARDAGGEPVWDVVGRWLRAQKTITPRTPNLPRLVGVGRDPGMST, from the coding sequence ATGGATCGCAGGGAGTTCATGCGGATGCTGGCGGCGGCCGCCGCCGGCGGGATGACCCTTCGCGCGCGCGCGGCGGGTCCGGAGGGCGCGGGGCTGTACGACCTGCCGCGCCACGGCAACGTGAGCCTGCTGCACTTCACCGACGTGCACGCGCAGCTCATGCCGCTCCACTACCGGGAGCCGGCGGTGAACCTGGGCGCCGGGCCGGCCCGGGGCCGCCCGCCGCACCTGGTCGGGAAGGCGCTCCTCTCGCACTTCGGGATCCGGCCCGGGACGCGCGAGGCGCACGCGCTCACGTTCCTCGACTTCGAGGCGGCGGCGCGGCGGTACGGCAAGGTCGGCGGCTTCGCGCACCTCGCCACGCTGGTGAAGCGCCTCCGGGCCAGCCGCCCCGGCGCGCTGCTGCTCGACGGCGGCGACACCTGGCAGGGCTCGGCCACGGCGCTGTGGACCGACGGCCAGGACATGATCGACGCGGCCAAGCTGCTCGGCGTGGACGTGATGACCGGCCACTGGGAGTTCACGCTCGGCGCCGACCGGGTGAAGCGCGCGGTCGAGAAGGACCTCGCCGGCAAGATCTCGTTCGTCGCCCAGAACGTGCACACCGCCGACTTCGGCGACCCGGTGTTCGAGCCCTGGGTGATGCGCGAGGTGAACGGCGTACCGGTGGCCGTGATCGGGCAGGCGTTCCCGTACACCCCCATCGCGAACCCGCGGTACCTCGTGCCCGACTGGACGTTCGGGATCGACGAGGAGAACCTCCAGCGCACCGTGGACGAGGCGCGGGCGAAGGGCGCGCGCGTGGTGGTGCTGCTCTCGCACGACGGCATGGACGTGGACCTGAAGCTCGCGTCCCGCGTGAGCGGCATCGACGCGATCCTGGGCGGCCACACGCACGACGGCGTCCCGCGCCCGGTCGCGGTGAAGAACCGCTCCGGCCAGACGCTGGTCACGAACGCGGGCTCGAACGGCAAGTTCCTGGGCGTGCTCGATCTGGACGTCCGCGGTGGGAAGGTGGCGAGCCACCGCTACCGGCTGCTCCCGGTGTTCTCGAACCTGCTCCCGGCCGACCCGGAGATGGCCGCGCACATCGAGCGCGTCCGCGCGCCGTTCCGCGAGAAGCTCGCCGCCCCGCTGGCGGTCACCGAGGGCGTGCTCTACCGGCGCGGCAACTTCAACGGAACGTACGATCAGCTCATCCTGGACGCGCTCATGGCCGAGAAGGACGCCGAGATCGCGTTCTCGCCCGGCTTCCGCTGGGGCGCCTCGCTCCTGCCCGGCGACACCATCACGCAGGAGGACCTGCTCGCGGCCACCGCCATCAGCTACCCGAACGTCGGCGTCAACGACATGACCGGCGCGACGGTGAGGGCGGTGCTCGAGGACGTCTGCGACAACATCTTCAACCCGGACCCCTACTACCAGCAGGGCGGCGACATGGTCCGGGTCGGCGGGCTCGAGTACGCGTGCCACCCCGGCGCGCGGAGCGGGGAGCGCATCCAGGACCTGCGCCTGCGCGGGAAGCCGCTGGAGGCGTCGAAGACGTACCGCGTCGCCACCTGGGCCTCGGTGAGCGAGGCGGCGCGCGACGCCGGCGGCGAGCCGGTCTGGGACGTGGTGGGCCGCTGGCTGCGCGCCCAGAAGACGATCACGCCGCGCACGCCGAACCTGCCGCGCCTGGTCGGCGTGGGCCGGGATCCGGGGATGTCCACCTGA
- a CDS encoding MBL fold metallo-hydrolase, whose amino-acid sequence MAPALATLLAALAAAAPAPARAADPVLEPVRLAPRVWLVQGDPGVASAANRGFNSNAAFVVTGDGVVVIDALGTPALGRALVRAIRKVTRQPIRRVILTHYHADHVYGLGALKAAGAEVWASAEGRAYLEGEEAAKRLEQRRKELAPWFDAGNPLLPADRWLDGDAAFELGGARFEVVRLGPAHSPEDLMVVLPDDGVVFSGDVIFAGRIPFVGEADSRRWLAAIDRLLERRPKLLVAGHGPASRDPATHLALTRDYLRHLRAVMGAAVQDLVPFEEAYAAADWSAYAKLPAFEPANRINAYGTYLTMEREMLEAGRQ is encoded by the coding sequence ATGGCGCCCGCGCTCGCCACGCTGCTCGCGGCGCTCGCCGCGGCCGCCCCCGCGCCGGCCCGCGCGGCCGATCCCGTCCTCGAGCCGGTCCGGCTCGCGCCGCGGGTCTGGCTGGTGCAAGGCGACCCGGGCGTCGCCTCGGCGGCGAACCGCGGCTTCAACTCCAACGCGGCGTTCGTCGTGACCGGCGACGGCGTGGTGGTGATCGACGCCCTCGGCACGCCGGCGCTGGGCCGCGCGCTGGTGCGCGCCATCCGCAAGGTGACCCGCCAGCCGATCCGGCGGGTGATCCTGACGCACTACCACGCCGACCACGTCTACGGCCTCGGCGCGCTGAAGGCGGCGGGGGCCGAGGTCTGGGCGAGCGCGGAGGGCAGGGCGTACCTCGAGGGCGAGGAGGCGGCGAAGCGGCTCGAGCAGCGCCGGAAGGAGCTGGCGCCGTGGTTCGACGCCGGAAACCCGCTGCTCCCCGCGGACCGCTGGCTCGACGGGGACGCCGCCTTCGAGCTGGGGGGCGCGCGCTTCGAGGTGGTCCGGCTCGGACCGGCGCACTCGCCCGAGGACCTGATGGTGGTCCTGCCGGACGACGGCGTGGTCTTCTCCGGCGACGTCATCTTCGCCGGCCGCATCCCGTTCGTCGGCGAGGCCGACAGCCGCCGCTGGCTGGCGGCGATCGACCGGCTCCTGGAGCGCCGCCCGAAGCTGCTCGTCGCGGGCCACGGCCCCGCGTCGCGGGACCCGGCCACCCACCTCGCCCTGACCCGCGACTACCTCCGCCACCTCCGCGCGGTGATGGGGGCGGCGGTCCAGGACCTCGTCCCGTTCGAGGAGGCGTACGCCGCCGCCGACTGGAGCGCGTACGCGAAGCTCCCCGCGTTCGAGCCGGCGAACCGCATCAACGCCTACGGGACCTACCTCACCATGGAGCGCGAGATGCTCGAGGCGGGCCGGCAGTGA
- a CDS encoding c-type cytochrome, with translation MKKSIAMSLAAAAILSAAGARAAGPAPKKTPELVAKGKASYATNCAACHGDKGLGDGAAAAALDPKPRNLVTGAYRNGTTADQVFATLEQGIPGTTMTAFGHLPAEERWALTYYVLDLRGAKSAKAKK, from the coding sequence ATGAAGAAGTCGATCGCGATGTCCCTCGCCGCCGCCGCCATCCTCTCCGCCGCCGGCGCCCGCGCCGCCGGCCCGGCCCCGAAGAAGACCCCCGAGCTCGTCGCCAAGGGGAAGGCGTCCTACGCGACGAACTGCGCCGCCTGCCACGGCGACAAGGGCCTGGGCGACGGCGCCGCCGCGGCCGCGCTGGATCCCAAGCCGCGCAACCTGGTGACCGGCGCCTACCGGAACGGCACCACCGCCGACCAGGTGTTCGCGACGCTCGAGCAGGGCATCCCCGGCACCACCATGACCGCCTTCGGCCACCTGCCGGCCGAGGAGCGCTGGGCGCTCACCTACTACGTGCTCGACCTGCGCGGCGCCAAGTCCGCCAAGGCCAAGAAGTAG
- a CDS encoding SCO family protein, with protein MTSLPRTLALAAAALVLEAGAARAQTPEQLRRELAAIGVVERLGAEVPRDLAFTGEDGRPVTLRALAGRPVLLSFNYTSCAKLCSLQLAGLARALRDAGWKGEDFSVFTLSIDPAETLPQIRKYEETFVQQAGGGEGVTRAWHFATGAKPAIDALAEAVGFRYRYDPKTGEFAHQATLVVLTGDGRVSGYLHGVSYEPDALRTAVRRAADGRVATAAEQKALGGFLLSCIGFSPDDPLPLALKVMRAAGGVVGLFLVSFVGVHVARDRRRRIRNAP; from the coding sequence GTGACCTCCCTCCCGCGAACCCTCGCGCTCGCGGCGGCCGCCCTCGTCCTCGAGGCCGGCGCCGCCCGCGCGCAGACGCCCGAGCAGCTCCGCCGCGAGCTCGCCGCCATCGGCGTGGTGGAGCGGCTCGGCGCCGAGGTGCCCCGCGACCTCGCCTTCACCGGCGAGGACGGGCGCCCGGTGACGCTCCGGGCGCTGGCCGGCCGCCCGGTGCTGCTCTCGTTCAACTACACGAGCTGCGCGAAGCTCTGCAGCCTGCAGCTCGCCGGCCTCGCCCGGGCGCTCCGCGACGCGGGCTGGAAGGGCGAGGACTTCTCGGTCTTCACCCTGAGCATCGACCCCGCCGAGACCCTGCCGCAGATCCGCAAGTACGAGGAGACCTTCGTGCAGCAGGCCGGCGGCGGGGAGGGCGTCACCCGCGCCTGGCACTTCGCCACCGGCGCGAAGCCGGCCATCGACGCGCTCGCCGAGGCGGTGGGCTTCCGCTACCGCTACGATCCCAAGACCGGCGAGTTCGCGCACCAGGCCACGCTGGTGGTGCTCACCGGCGACGGCCGGGTCTCCGGCTACCTGCACGGCGTGAGCTACGAGCCGGACGCGCTGCGCACCGCCGTGCGCCGCGCCGCCGACGGGCGGGTGGCCACCGCCGCCGAGCAGAAGGCGCTCGGCGGGTTCCTCCTCTCCTGCATCGGGTTCTCCCCCGACGATCCGCTCCCGCTGGCGCTCAAGGTGATGCGCGCGGCGGGCGGGGTGGTCGGGCTCTTCCTCGTCTCCTTCGTCGGCGTCCACGTCGCGCGCGATCGTCGGCGCCGAATCAGGAACGCACCGTGA
- the coxB gene encoding cytochrome c oxidase subunit II: MTELPIRTLHLLAGAGPGYLPARASSVADGVDQVFLFLFWVSAFFLALIILLTIVFVLRYRRRPARLHPEPSPAHSTRLELVWTIIPLALVMALFVMSTRTWIQMTSADPGADPVRVQVTGRKWSWWFDHPGGKGANELHVVAGRPVELVLSATDVIHSLYVPEFRLKQDAVPGRFTRLAFTPTVPGSYPILCAEYCGTDHSRMLSTVVVHADQASFDAWAREGLPADATLADLGKQVFAEKGCAACHSVDGARGVGPSVRGLWKRHEKLADGTTALVDEEYLRESLVKPGAKVVAGYPNIMPPMPLEERELKAVAAYLETLAVEGGAPAKGEETKR; encoded by the coding sequence GTGACCGAGCTGCCCATCCGCACCCTCCACCTCCTCGCCGGGGCAGGCCCCGGCTACCTCCCCGCGCGCGCGTCCAGCGTGGCGGACGGGGTGGACCAGGTCTTCCTGTTCCTCTTCTGGGTGAGCGCCTTCTTCCTCGCGCTCATCATCCTCCTCACCATCGTCTTCGTGCTGCGGTACCGCCGCCGCCCGGCGCGGCTGCACCCGGAGCCCTCGCCGGCGCACAGCACGCGGCTCGAGCTGGTGTGGACCATCATCCCGCTGGCGCTCGTCATGGCGCTGTTCGTCATGTCCACCCGCACCTGGATCCAGATGACCTCGGCGGACCCCGGGGCGGATCCGGTGCGCGTGCAGGTGACCGGGCGCAAGTGGTCGTGGTGGTTCGACCACCCGGGTGGCAAGGGCGCGAACGAGCTGCACGTGGTGGCCGGGCGGCCGGTGGAGCTGGTCCTCTCCGCCACCGACGTGATCCACTCGCTGTACGTCCCGGAGTTCCGCCTGAAGCAGGACGCGGTCCCCGGGCGTTTCACCCGGCTCGCCTTCACGCCCACCGTGCCGGGCAGCTACCCCATCCTCTGCGCCGAGTACTGCGGCACCGACCACTCCCGCATGCTGTCCACCGTGGTGGTCCACGCCGACCAGGCCTCGTTCGACGCCTGGGCCAGGGAGGGCCTCCCGGCCGACGCCACGCTCGCCGACCTCGGCAAGCAGGTGTTCGCGGAGAAGGGCTGCGCCGCCTGCCACAGCGTGGACGGGGCGCGGGGCGTCGGCCCGTCGGTCCGCGGGCTGTGGAAGCGCCACGAGAAGCTGGCGGACGGCACCACCGCGCTGGTGGACGAGGAGTACCTGCGCGAGTCGCTGGTGAAGCCGGGCGCGAAGGTGGTCGCCGGATACCCGAACATCATGCCGCCCATGCCGCTGGAGGAGCGCGAGCTGAAGGCCGTCGCCGCGTACCTCGAGACGCTCGCCGTCGAGGGCGGCGCGCCGGCGAA